The following are encoded in a window of Prochlorococcus marinus CUG1417 genomic DNA:
- a CDS encoding PHP domain-containing protein, translated as MNREDLVKLTSNINKNSCPKNINFHCHTKFSDGSLEPYELLEQAYKNNLKFLSITDHHTVKAHEYIKKNNILKNYPKDSFTLISGIEINCLILGCLVHVIGLGIDIKSKYLNPYILGESPIGNDLNIKSVIKAINLAGGLSFLAHPARYRIPFYKLIPEAKIQGIDGIEVWYDYELNEVWNPSLFVCSEIDKLADKYSMLKTCGTDSHGLSLLGR; from the coding sequence ATGAATAGGGAAGACTTAGTAAAATTAACTTCCAATATTAATAAAAATAGTTGTCCTAAAAATATTAATTTTCACTGTCATACAAAATTTAGTGATGGAAGTTTAGAACCATATGAACTTTTAGAACAAGCTTATAAAAATAACTTGAAATTTTTATCAATAACCGATCATCATACAGTTAAAGCTCATGAATATATAAAAAAAAATAATATACTCAAAAATTATCCTAAAGATTCTTTTACATTAATTTCGGGAATAGAAATTAATTGTTTGATTTTAGGATGTTTAGTACATGTAATTGGATTAGGAATAGATATAAAAAGTAAATACCTAAATCCCTACATCCTTGGGGAGTCTCCAATAGGTAATGATTTAAATATTAAATCAGTTATAAAAGCAATAAATTTAGCTGGTGGTTTATCATTTCTTGCACATCCAGCGAGATACAGGATTCCCTTTTATAAATTAATTCCAGAGGCTAAAATACAAGGTATTGATGGAATAGAGGTATGGTACGATTATGAACTTAATGAAGTATGGAATCCTAGTTTATTTGTATGTTCAGAAATAGATAAATTAGCAGATAAATATTCAATGCTAAAAACATGCGGAACAGATAGTCATGGACTTTCGCTATTAGGTAGATAA
- the uvrC gene encoding excinuclease ABC subunit UvrC, whose amino-acid sequence MSNSSIEKINNKYNFKIEYKLINNKELLKSRLSEIPKSSGCYLFKDIDNNLLYIGKSKKLRSRVSSYFNNYSDLTPRLSLMVRQITEIEIIVTDSEYEALNLESNLIKTNKPYFNILLKDDKKYPYLCITWSEKYPRIYITRRRRNRNNLDRYYGPYVDVGLLRRTLFTIKKIFPLRQRPRPVYKDRTCLNYSIGRCPGVCQEVISSDDYKKIMKQVSMIFQGRNDDLEIFLKKKMLQFSNDLDYENAAKIRDQISGLKLLTESQKISIPDSSINRDIFGIVSEKNVASIQIFQMRSGKLIGRIGYSQKLDNEDENLILQKILEEHYMNVEPVEIPSEILIQYKLPKQTTIEDWLTELRKKKVKILIPKRNKKHETVEMVLKNAKLELDRILNGIQDNESSIEDLAQILELSEQPKRIEGYDISHIQGSDPVASQVVFIDGIPSKQDYRKYKIKDPNVFVGHSDDFASIYEVIHRRFKKWSRFKKSGGDFSILNDKTNSKLDNELLSDWPDLIMIDGGKGQLNAAIKALKELNLEEEVTICSLAKKNEEIFIPGFTKSLDTDENQKGVLLLRRVRDEAHRFALSFHRDKRSKRMNRSQLSQISGLGPSRIRELLEHFKSIDAIRIASKEDLSKVKGLGKNSVNDIYEYFNEL is encoded by the coding sequence ATGAGTAATTCCTCTATCGAAAAAATAAATAACAAATATAATTTTAAAATTGAATATAAATTAATTAATAATAAGGAGTTATTAAAATCAAGATTATCAGAAATTCCAAAGTCATCTGGTTGTTATCTTTTTAAAGATATTGATAATAACTTACTTTATATCGGTAAATCTAAAAAACTACGCAGTAGAGTAAGTAGTTATTTCAATAATTACTCAGATTTGACTCCCCGATTAAGTTTGATGGTTCGTCAAATAACTGAAATAGAAATAATAGTTACAGATAGCGAATATGAAGCATTAAATTTAGAGTCAAATTTAATTAAAACAAACAAACCATATTTTAATATTCTTTTAAAGGATGATAAGAAATATCCATATCTTTGTATAACTTGGAGTGAAAAATATCCTCGAATATATATTACAAGAAGAAGAAGAAATAGAAATAATTTAGATAGATATTATGGACCTTATGTTGATGTCGGATTATTAAGGAGAACATTATTTACGATAAAAAAAATATTTCCACTTAGACAAAGACCAAGGCCAGTTTATAAAGATAGAACTTGTTTGAATTATTCAATAGGAAGATGTCCAGGTGTTTGCCAGGAAGTTATATCATCTGACGATTATAAAAAAATAATGAAACAAGTATCTATGATATTTCAGGGAAGAAATGATGACTTAGAAATATTTTTAAAGAAAAAAATGCTGCAATTTTCAAATGATTTAGATTATGAGAATGCCGCAAAAATAAGAGACCAAATTTCAGGTTTAAAATTATTAACTGAATCACAAAAAATATCAATACCAGATTCTTCAATTAATAGAGATATCTTTGGAATAGTTTCAGAAAAAAATGTAGCTAGTATACAAATTTTTCAAATGAGATCTGGTAAGCTCATTGGGAGAATTGGCTATAGTCAAAAATTAGATAATGAAGATGAAAATCTTATTTTACAAAAGATATTAGAAGAGCATTATATGAATGTTGAACCTGTAGAAATACCATCAGAAATTCTTATTCAATATAAACTTCCAAAGCAAACAACCATAGAGGATTGGTTAACGGAGCTTAGAAAAAAGAAAGTAAAAATCTTAATCCCAAAAAGAAATAAAAAACATGAAACTGTAGAAATGGTTTTAAAAAATGCGAAATTGGAATTAGATAGAATATTAAATGGGATACAAGATAATGAATCATCAATTGAGGATCTTGCCCAAATACTTGAATTAAGCGAACAACCTAAAAGAATTGAAGGTTATGATATAAGCCATATTCAAGGTAGTGACCCTGTAGCATCACAAGTCGTTTTTATTGATGGGATTCCTTCTAAACAAGATTATAGGAAATATAAAATTAAAGATCCAAACGTTTTTGTAGGACATAGCGATGATTTTGCTTCGATATATGAAGTAATACATAGAAGGTTTAAAAAATGGTCAAGATTTAAAAAAAGCGGAGGGGATTTTTCAATATTAAATGATAAAACGAATAGTAAATTAGACAATGAACTTCTATCAGATTGGCCTGATTTAATAATGATTGATGGAGGAAAAGGACAGTTAAATGCAGCTATTAAAGCATTAAAAGAACTAAATCTTGAGGAAGAAGTAACTATATGTTCATTGGCAAAAAAAAATGAAGAAATATTTATTCCAGGATTTACTAAGTCTCTTGATACTGATGAAAATCAAAAAGGAGTTCTTCTATTAAGAAGGGTAAGAGATGAAGCACATAGATTTGCATTATCTTTTCATAGAGACAAAAGATCTAAAAGAATGAATAGATCTCAATTGTCCCAAATAAGTGGATTAGGACCATCAAGAATAAGAGAATTGCTTGAGCATTTTAAATCAATAGACGCGATAAGAATAGCTAGTAAAGAGGATTTATCAAAAGTTAAAGGACTTGGAAAAAATTCAGTAAATGATATATATGAATATTTTAACGAGTTATAA
- a CDS encoding flavin reductase family protein, translating to MTLNLEAKKILLRKIPHGLFICGVRDEDKNEVNGFTASWVTQGSFTPPLVVMAVRAEGSSHEIIKSTNKFSLNVLKSDQKDLAAVFFKPQKALGGRFESVEFNLGELGLPILVDSVGGVECNVVGSVMHGDHTVFVGEVQSAYLNNDVDSLNLSSTGWNYGG from the coding sequence ATGACATTAAATCTAGAAGCAAAAAAAATCTTATTAAGAAAAATACCTCACGGATTATTTATTTGTGGCGTTAGAGACGAGGATAAAAATGAAGTGAATGGATTTACTGCAAGTTGGGTGACTCAAGGTTCTTTCACTCCACCATTAGTTGTAATGGCTGTTAGAGCAGAGGGTTCTAGTCATGAAATAATAAAGTCAACGAATAAGTTCTCATTAAATGTGCTCAAAAGTGATCAAAAGGATCTAGCAGCTGTTTTCTTTAAACCTCAAAAAGCATTAGGAGGTAGATTTGAATCTGTTGAATTTAATTTAGGTGAGCTTGGATTGCCTATTTTAGTTGATAGTGTAGGTGGTGTTGAATGTAATGTTGTTGGAAGTGTTATGCATGGTGACCATACCGTTTTTGTAGGAGAGGTTCAATCTGCTTATCTGAATAATGATGTTGATTCACTAAATTTATCTTCAACTGGCTGGAATTATGGAGGTTAA
- the coaD gene encoding pantetheine-phosphate adenylyltransferase — MKILYPGTFDPLTNGHLDLIERAEKIFGNLVVAVLENTSKTPTFNLERRIIQIKNSLSHLPNIEVISYSGLTVDCANDLKANLILRGLRAMSDFEYELQIAHTNKSLNNHIETIFLSTNTNYSFLSSSLVKEVAKFGGEINHMVPPSVERDLKEYFK, encoded by the coding sequence ATGAAAATTCTTTATCCAGGTACATTTGATCCTCTAACAAATGGGCATCTTGATTTAATAGAAAGAGCTGAAAAAATATTTGGCAATCTAGTAGTTGCTGTTTTAGAAAATACCTCTAAAACACCAACATTTAATCTTGAAAGAAGAATAATACAAATAAAAAATTCTCTTTCTCATTTACCTAATATTGAAGTTATTTCTTATTCTGGTCTAACTGTTGATTGTGCAAATGATCTAAAAGCTAATCTTATTCTTAGAGGCTTAAGAGCAATGAGTGATTTTGAGTATGAACTTCAGATTGCTCATACAAATAAATCTCTTAATAATCATATTGAAACTATATTTTTATCGACAAATACAAATTATAGTTTTCTTAGTAGTTCTTTAGTAAAAGAAGTTGCAAAATTTGGTGGTGAAATTAATCACATGGTACCCCCCTCTGTTGAGAGGGATTTAAAAGAATATTTTAAATAA
- the hemJ gene encoding protoporphyrinogen oxidase HemJ — translation MAAEAYLWFKSLHIIGVIVWFAGLFYLVRLFIYHEESKNMDNELKIAFNKQYTLMEKRLANIITTPGMILALSMAICMVIMQPSWLSEKWLQIKISFVLGLVIYHSYCYKIMYSLHNGTSTISAKNLRLLNELPTLLLFIIVLLVIFKNNFPTSVATWSVVGLIIFMLASIQLYAKIRKKNENSLSNE, via the coding sequence TTGGCAGCTGAAGCATATCTCTGGTTTAAATCACTTCACATTATTGGTGTAATCGTTTGGTTTGCGGGACTTTTTTATTTAGTAAGACTTTTTATATATCATGAAGAATCTAAAAATATGGATAATGAATTAAAAATTGCCTTTAATAAACAATACACCTTAATGGAAAAAAGGCTGGCGAATATAATAACAACACCTGGGATGATATTAGCTTTAAGTATGGCTATTTGCATGGTTATTATGCAACCAAGTTGGTTAAGTGAGAAGTGGTTGCAAATTAAAATTTCTTTTGTTTTGGGATTAGTAATTTATCATTCTTATTGTTATAAAATAATGTATTCATTACATAATGGTACTTCAACCATTTCAGCAAAAAACCTTAGATTATTAAATGAATTGCCTACTTTATTATTATTTATAATTGTACTTTTAGTTATTTTTAAAAATAATTTTCCAACTAGTGTTGCTACATGGAGCGTAGTTGGACTAATTATTTTCATGTTGGCTTCAATACAATTATATGCAAAGATTAGAAAGAAAAATGAGAATTCATTAAGTAATGAATAG